The Xylocopa sonorina isolate GNS202 chromosome 10, iyXylSono1_principal, whole genome shotgun sequence genome contains the following window.
ACAGTACGTTGGATACTAAACTTTTTAACATTTTAATCATGCACAAATATTTTTACTTATCTTTACTTAAATGAAAGTTTAATACAAGCACGAGAAGAGAAATATACACATATTTCTCAAAAGCGATCTCAACAAGTGCACATAGAAAGATATAAAGTCATACTTTGTTGACGCGATACCAGCACTGCATTACCACTTGCGAGGAGTGCCAGCAGATTCGTAACCATctatgaccggattcgttagctaaagtACTAgcacatgttaccagcacgttctaaacaacAGCGTATTACGATTAAAGTATTTCATTTATTATCGACTCGTTCAAGTTTGTTGGCAAACATAAGTGCTATTATATTTTGTTTAGGAGAAGTTGCTACTATTTTTCTTCCAATAGTGCTACTAATCACTTACTTGCTCTGCGCAGGCAGATTTCCGTTGACCTCTGCTATTATGTTATATTATCTTGTATGAATATTTTTTTCCTTCTACGTGGTATTAAATCAAGTGTCATGAAGTCTAAACGCTAAAAAAGAAACACAAGTATGAAACAAAtgtgattttatcattttcaacGTAAATTATTCAATGTAGGTTCGtacatttaaaatattaattagcGTTATTGTTGTTTCTTCCAACCAGCTCTATCATCGTGCATTGAAAAAATAATCTAACTCAATAAAAGAAATTAACTGCTCTTATATATTAAAGTTTGTGCAAACAAAATTGTCCTTTATATATCAAGCGTAAGTAGCAGCCGTTAACCAATAGGTTAACGGTTTTCAAGCGAGCGCTTTCATTGGTTAATAGCTCGCACTTACGTTTGGGTATATAAGGGCACGGTTTTTTCACACAAACCGCATTATTAATCTTGGATTGTCGCGGTGAAGAACGTAGGAACAAAGTAATTCCAATTCGCTAAACTCTCTTTCAAGGAATCTACAAGTCAACTGGTGTTCGCTAAACATATAAACTGTACGAAGATTTTACTTAATGCACTGAAGAATGTGAAGAATGGAATAGTTTATTAAACTGGATTGACTCCAGAAAACTGTACGAGGAATCATTGCAGCAAGCAACGCAACAACCATCATTTCGAGAAATACGTGAGTACAATTGTATATTTGTTCTTGCTATGATTCACTGTCTGTAATGCATAAAGTTCCAATTCTTATGCTGAAAATTTTCAAAATCTTGTCGTTTTGTCAAATATATTCGTCTGCTTCAGGTGCTCTGCTTTAATGTTGAACGCTCACGCGCCAGGATTCAAATTCCTTGTAGTTTAGTTGAAGCCGTCATGGCGATGGCGTcttttcacatttctattttaaattttcattttaaagttaattaaaaagaatttgcatatttaaaatataacaatGCAAAATAAAAAAGTTGTAATCAGAATATGTAATAATAAAATCAACTGTATTTAAATTATACGATGATCAAACTCAAATCATGTTTTAAAAGTGCAAATAAAATCTGTAGAGAATAGTAAGAATGAAACGCACAAGTAAAAAATAGATAAAGAAAATGCAAAAAATTGAATTACGTTTAGAATACTAATAATATTCAATATATAATTAACGAAGAGTAGATATCAGTTGAAAACAATAAAGATGCTTATAGGGTAACAATTGTAATTATTCTGCAGTCGGTAAGCAAATCTGTAGCGTACCTCAGAAACGACGAGACAGGTTCAACACGCACAGCGGGACAACACACGATAACAAGTCGTACCACTGCGTACCTCTATACGTATGATGCACGTTCTTCCCTTCTCGTCCGCCAAGGCTTGTTGATTTCGAGCACCAAAtcgaaaggaccctattcaaaaaccatatgttttcgcccccaatcgattttgtttaaactttgcatatttgtagatctatatgtgtctcatcaattgccagagtctctatctgtcgggccttttaataagggagggggagggggtcaaagtacgcatttggcgaaatctttcggaggctataacttttgattaaaaaaagatatcgacttgaattttgcgtcaaaaaatcacaaaaaaattaagctttcgaatgctatataattttttcttttttcggaatttttaagtcactttttatgcttttttctagttttcgggttagtgaaaaattgcgaaaaattgctattcccaaaataggtatccctagattttaacaaaaaactcagtataggaagctcattttatgctctttaagtggtataaatcttaccctggggaaactttttgtttaaaagttataacataatattcgtgtcgatgcgcaagctgtgggcccgaaattcgagcaaaacaaatgcttttcttaacatattgtgacttattattaaaattattatcatcggagattgagattattattgtactaggaagaattcgtttttaaaaatacttttcaatttaatgttacttacattattcctctttttTTGGATGTACTTTTTTTTggcaatttctcgtcgcataaataatattaatgaagatgatgatgcaataatcaccatatgggatggtacttatgtttatttgcataaaagtacgaattatcgctTCCAAAGAGTAAAAAGGATATCTCGAGCATAGACTTAAGTTTGAGAAGATTCTGGGCATTGCaaccgaagaaagaagaggctgtCAGCTGAAGGGACCCATAGAAGAGGGTTGCAACGAATGACTCTTGCATTCGGAAATACTGGATTCTGGACGCAAAGCCATTCCATTGTATTGCATCGTCACTATGCATGTTATTTTATTCGCCAGAATTCCTGGCCACATTATTTTGACGATTAATGATATTGAATGATTAATCACGATTTGCATTAGGGTTGCGTACAAATATTAATCGCGATTTTTTCTTTAATGTTGCGATATATAAGATCGTGTTTTCAAAGTAGCGTTGCGATCGTAATAAATAAAATGAGCAAAATAATGTGGAAATATGCACATAAGTTACCACTGTAACTGAAAGCCACATTATACTGTGATAACGTAAAATAAAATCTTCCCCTTACTTAATTAGTGTTACGAATTATATGAAGTCCCTGTCAATTTTGGCAGGCAATTTCCACGATATTTTTGCTCATTTGTCCATTTGATTGATTCATAAATGGAAGTATGATATTTCATTATAAGGATATTGCACCTAAGTAGATCATTTCTTCTAAAATCTAGTTTACTAGGTTGCGTATTTAAATTGTGGGTGTATAAATTAGATATGTGAACCATTAGAAGCTTCCGTAGGTAACTGCTCGCGCATTGCTTTTTTATAATGCACTTCGCGATTAATTAGTGTTGGGAATTATAAAGAAGGTCCTGGCAATTTTCACGATATTTTTGCTGACTTTTTACTGAATTGATTTTGACACATTCTTCATTCCATTTATTTTCTAACgaaaaagataaaatatttcACTCATCATTTTTAATgacaataaaaattaattacaataaGTGTTATGTCATCAAGTGTTTGTCACTAAAATAAACAATGATTTGTACAATCTGAATTTATTTAGTGTTAATTTTTATGACTGATCTGTAAATATTCTAGATATTTTTTGAAATTTAACTTAAACTTTGAAATTTAGTGAGTATTAAGAACGAagctattaatatttaattacagtattattattattatttttaatgagttaatattttgtataaattaaaagtaatataaattttaagtacaaaaaataatataaatttaagTATAAATTTTATGTTTTACCACACCACAATATACATAATatttcattgggatgtgtcttatttgttgttattttttaattaatgttTCTATATCTAATATGTATTCTCTTCCTTTTAATATGTGCTGTTATTAAATCATTTAATAAGTTTATTCTAAATTTAGGATTCTAGAAAGATATTTAGATGGTTGAAACACTGCGACGATTACTTCACAAGTTAGAAAGATGATAGTATGATAATACACAGAATTTGTATCGTATTACGCGGATGGAAGTACAAACATGTTAATATTAGTTAAAGAcagtatttttatatatatgatatatatatTCTTTCATTTGGTCACTTACTTTCTTGACTGACTCTTTACTGACcatacatatacgtatatatgtgaCGGGGATTAGTCGTTTCCTCGCCAGGGGAGCTCGGAAAAGGGTTAATTAAGCGAGCACGGCAACTTataaaacgaactttaatacaacTGGACTTCTCGCTATACGATAATCGTTCACGTACAACTCTTCGCGTGCTCACGAACACAAAATCTGCTGGTTCAAAGAGAGAAGTTTGAAGCTGCGAGATCTCAAACTCTTGGGTGCCAGCCACACAGAGTGTAGCACAAAAAGGGACTACGCGATCCGGGAGATACGGGATGAAACAAcgctcgaagcttcgaacggcTCCTTATCTCGACTCACGACTAGCTGGATGATGCAAATACGGGCTGCAGGATACTGGCGTCACGGCTTCCTtatctattgccttgacgcgatCCGGCTGAAAAGGGCCACGGGAATTATACCACAGATCGGTAATTACGCAATAAACGCCGCGAGCGACCGTTGTTCATCACACGCGCATAAAACGCAGTACAATGCAAAAAGAAAATTCAAGAGGAAATGGGACGTATAAGAACTCACGCTATCTTCTCCTGGTTTCTTTCTCGCTCTCTCGTTCTCTTAATTTCTCTATTCCGTAAAACAATCCTTCTTCCTAATTAAGTTGCGTGCGGTCCTTTGGCTTTCTAGAAGCCTTCTCGGGGCTCCATGGTGGGGTGGACTGTGcatttcggtattgttcggggcatcggtcGGTGGATTTTGGCGGCTCTAATTGCGGCGCGCTTTTCGCGCCGCGCTGCGCGGCTCACCCGCAGGACCGCTGGACTGGTCACTCTTCTTTAGGGGCACGAGGCAGTTTGTAGTTCTCTCGCCCCTATGAAGTACGTTCGCTGTTGTCGTGGACGGCAGGCTGCGGTCAAGGTTGGTCGGGGTCCGGGTCGTCATCCGTTCGGGGCGTCTCCTCAGCCGGTTTTTCTCCatgctcctccaccgtcgagcctttCACGTTACCTTAATGCACAGCCACTCCTGGGGACGTGCTGTCATCTTATACGCTGGAGGGACGTCTTCTTCGGCAGCAATTCCTTTTCGTTCCTACCGTTTGTGTCGTGAGGGACGGGGAAAGGGACTCTAAAGGGGGCTACTTATCGCAAAATTGCGGACTATCGCCGCCGCAACTATCGTTAACGCTCTCCGCGCGTGGATGGTGATCGGCGAGCCGAATGGGTCGGGACTTTGTAACGTCACCACGTCATAATATATATTGAAGAGATATAGAAGAGATATTATGAAATCATACTATGTGCTATTATTGTTCGCGTATGCCCTAGTGGCGTGGTAGCAGGCTcgcgccccctcccggggccgggttcagaatactcctgtccctatctactttctagcgaaaccactgccaagggaacgggcttggaaaaatGTGCTATTATTAATCaattatataattttgttaCAGATATAAAATTTTTGAAGATGTGTAGTTGATAATTCTACATGTTGCGAGGGTGGAAATATAATGATAcacataaatcatattatacagatGGAAGTATGGTCATATAGATATGACGCGAATAAAAAATAATGAGTGTGAAAAGATGTATGAGGATACAAAAAGAGAAATATATTACGGAGTCATATTTGAGTAGTAaacatttatttttataatatttatatattatgataTTATAACAAGCGCCCAGAGGTGGCTGCTCTAATATAAGTAATTCATGTTCTACTTTTACATAAGTTTTACATATGggtttaatttaattatatctatatttcgcgCATGAATATGTGTATTTGTATGTATCtatttatgtatatattttcTGTGAGATTTATTGATATTAAACCTATCAACATTTTATACATGTCGATTTCTACCGAAATCAGCCAAATGACCGCTTTTCAAATAAACGTTATATTTTTTCTCAGTTAAATAATTGTCGTGTAATAATTAAAAAACATTTTTTATTAAAGTCTCAAAAGTGGTTTCGTCCACTCAAGTAGGATTAGTGTTAATCGATATGTTATTCTTTTGTGTGTTATACATTCTTATTTCAGATATTTTAGTAACTGCAGTTTTCCTTCATGTGTTCTTACACCTAAATGTCATTGTCGTTGATTACTTTTGGATTTGTTTTGTTGTGTTGTTATGTTGTCCCTGTTTCTGGACATATCATGGTTTCAAACCCATTAGATTTTTATATAGGCGGGTTGATGCATATTTAGATTTGTTAATAGGTAGAAATACACATACTCTCACATCTGAATGCCTTGCATTGTCATTTCTTTGCAAATTACTTTGGTCTAGCATTTCTGTTGTCAGATGCATACATCATGTAACATCTCCACAAATTTCATTAAATTCTTACGTAGGTAGGACGAAACACGTTTGGATTATTGATAAGTAGGAACAATTTCACTGAAATTATGTATACTAAATTAAATTAAGTACGCTTTAAAGTAAATTAAGTAGATTAAATATGCTTTAAAGTAGATTTGTATTAAGTAGATTAAGTAGACTAAGTAAACTAAGTAAATTAAGTAGATTTTAAAGTAAATTTTTAGCCagctaatttcattttttcgcAAGAATTCTTTACAAAACTTGTTTTAGTGTCCATTTGCATAGCGATGAAGGACTAAACGCGTTGCAAATGTACATTAAAAGAAGGTTGgattcaataatattttttgcgaaaggAGGACGGATGGGTCGCGTCTAGGGTGGGTTTCCATACGCAGTTTCCATTCTTGTTTTTATAAAAACACTGAAAAAATATAGTTTACGTAATATGTCAGTGTCAGTTCCTTGCAATGgaagacttccttgcaatggaCTCCTTCTATACCCCACTCacctcttttaccagttctgaCAATTTATTCGCCATTGTAGTACTTGTTTGTTGTACCATATTGTAAAAATGTCCCTTCATTTGTAACAGAACATAAGAATGATCAAATTATTAAAAACCGAATGCTGAGAAACGGACTTAAATGTACTATACATCATCTCATTTACATCACAAGTATTTTATTGCTGTCCATTATAGCGTTCCATCTACGCGCTATAGCGAAAACAGTACAATTCACGAACTTTTTTCTGACAGTCTGTTGAATCAGGGAATCAAGTGTGTCATCAGTTTGTATATCGACGTTGGCAGTGGCTTCATTGAGAACCatcattttattatttctaacCAGTGCTTGGAGAGGGCATAGTAGTTGACGTTGACCAATGCTAAAGTTCAATTCTTTCTATTTAAATTACTTTCGAATTTAATCCTGCTGCCATCTCCGAAATCGTTCCCTTTAACTCGACTTGTTGCAGAGCACTCCATAAAACTAGGTTTCATCGAAGAAAACTGGCTTTTGCGGTATAATACTGATTTTCAAACGAAAATCGTGTAATGTAATCTTATCAGTAGGTATACCATCTATAATAGTGTCTAAATGTAATAATGTCTTTCCTGCACTTGTTCTCCCAACAACTCCCACCTTTTTCTCTGGTTTGATCACAATACCTTTCAAGACATAAGGACTTTTAGGTCTATACTTTAATTTGACGTTCTtgaattccaccagatcaagtAGCTGCTTCTTCCTCCTTTTTTGATACAAATATGGTTTGCCTTCTTTCTGCTTTAATCTCATCCATCTTTGACTTCCTTTTTCCCTGTATCTCTTCCAAGATTTTCATGAGTGAGCATGCGCATCATACGTAGAAAATCATTTCTTCTTTTCAAATTAAATTAAGCTTCCAATAAGTTTTCGGCAGCGATTCTAGGTATGCATACGGTAGATACAATAGCAACATGCGTGTATAGATCACAAGAATATAATAACATAAAAATTTCATTGTATAGAAAATTTATTACAGATTTTGAATTCATATGGTTTTTCTAGCTATAATATTATATGTAGCAAAAAGATCGTTTGTACAGACTTTTACCTTAATGTAATAAAGTAAATTTTAAGATAATGCATATGACCAAGACAGCAGTTTCATAAAAAAAGTAAAAGTTGTTAGCAACTGTTTTGTTGTTACGTATTATTTTTCTGTCTTTTCGTTGATAGTATGTGTACCTTATATGTATTGCAATAGTAATGTAATAAATAAGTAAGTATgtcaataataaaatatataaataaattaattagttaaaaataaaaatatcataAGAATGCCTTTATTTTAGTATGCTTCAACTATTTCCGCCTAGGCATCGAGGAGGGCTTCTGTGTTAAAAATATTGATCGTTCGTTCTAGTAAATACTTCGATATGCTTCCGTATCTTGTGCGGTTGTATTTTTTATACACCACGTTAAAACTGTCGACTTTTCCATTGGAATCCGAGAGACGTCGCAATAGTATTATTCGAGTTTGATCGATCTGCTGGTCTTCGTATCTGTAAATTGTTGTGTGTCACTACATAAAAAATAccaaaaatttaattattttgatGACACTGTACAAAAGCATCGCTGAACTAAACATTTTCTACTGATCTAGTGATAATTGACATATTTCTTTTGTTTCTACTTGTTGATATGTTCGGTGGAAAAGAATCGCATAGAGTGCCTATTTAGGTAGATAAAAATGACGTCAACCTGCCAATCCAATGGGGAACGGCGGCAGCTAGGAAACCTCTCCAATATAACCATCGTGGCCTAGCGAGAAGGACGTCTAAAACGAGACCGAAAACGAGTTCGATTACTGTGAGGACAATTAGGTTTATGGATGTCCGACAAAATTGTTCGTCTAACAATGTCAGGTCGATCTAAAAACGAAAGAACGATCAACTTAATTTAATCTCATATTAAGAAAATATCGGATAGAAAATTTGTTACCAAATAGCATCCGCAATTATAGAGTAATACAATCTTCTGGTCTGATAAATTTAGATAAGGTTTGCATCTGATGAGATGATGTGCCAATAGGGTAAACGGATTTGCAAATGTAACGTTAAAATTGACAGCACCGAGAACTTTTCTTTCGTATTCTAATAACAAGTGTTCTTTTCCCACGTAAAGTTCCTTCGCATGAGATACCAGCATTGTAGCCTGCAAAAACAACTGAAATAGGGGTGAACTCTGTAAAACGAATTGCATTTACTTACCGTAGGAATCTTATGAAAATTCTCTTGCCTCTTCAACGCGACCCATAAACTGGCCAACGCTGTCATCTGAATGAATTCTATGTTCACGGAAATTTCATCCATTACAGCATCGAACAGTTTCACTGATTCATAAACAATGTGCGATGGATATCGACAATGCATCTACAAATGTAAAGGAAAATATATTCACTATGTACACTGTTACAGCGTAACAATAATcacgaaatttttttttaatgaaaaaacCTAATCAACAGAACCAACCGAGCCTATTGTCATCATTTTACATTTATCAAATACATGGTGACAATACGCTTACCCGTAGCAGCAGCAACGCCCGACGAGCCGTCACTTGGAGGTGTTACGGTACCCTCAAGTGACCTTTAGTGAAGGACCACCTTTTTTCCCTTCCCACTATGAATTTGACAACCAATTAGACAACAATCGCGGTTCCCTTACTTTTCCGAAGAAAATGTAACGAACGAATCGGAATGTCTGAAGAAAAAGCACACGCTCACGCCGAGGATTTAAAAGTGAATGTTTTAGCGCAGGAAGTACAGAACAAATCACAACACGACCAGTAGTGCAATCTAACAAGAACAAATGCAAACAATTTTTAATAAAGTATAAGTTACATGCGCACGTTCAATGTCCAGTTTTTCTATAACTAGTCACTGGCCGTTAAGTCATCCAGTGAAGAAGAGCATACCGGAAAGATCTCTTTCAATAAACAACCTGTTGCTCTCGCCGTAACACACACCCATTCTCTCTATGATCGTATGGCATACTCACCCCAACACGTATTAGAAAATGAACAACTAGTCTCCTTTGCTCGGCGTTTATGTGGTTCATCAAAAAATTTGCCGACAATTGTGGTGATTGTTTGTCTCTTTCAGATTCGACAATTGATACGTCGTCATAATACTCTGCGTGACAGAATAGTTGGACTGGGAAGCAATCCTGTTGCTTGGCAGTCCCTTCAACTTTTATTTGATGGATCTCGGCTATCTGAAGCCTATTCCGTTCTTTCACCGCCTTAAAAGCAAGTAAAGTATTTGTGAAGCTGACCTATATTTGCCAAATGAATATTGGCAAGACTCAAAGAATGATCGTATACCGTGACTGGCGGCGGCAATGTATCCATAGGCGTTGCACGCCCAAATCGTATTTCTGTTTCTTCATCTTTTACTTGTCTTCGTATTCTTTCTCCTACGTTTTTGGTTGAACTGATCAAGTTCCCATAGTAgagagaaataaaagaaaaaacattAAACATACCTGTTACTTTCAACAATATTATCATATGAAACTTAGTTACCTGTATGAATGATTTACTGTTTGGACCGATACTGCACGTCGCAAAATAGCACAAGAGCCGGTCTGCGCTGATGGAACAGAATTCGCTCTGTAAGCGGAAAAAAATATGTTTGCGTTACTTGGTGAAAGAAATTTTTATTCGGTCATTGCAAGATTCAAGGCCTATACATATGCTTGCCTGGGACGACATGGTATCTTTGAAGAAATGAACTTCTTACATGTTTGCGGCTCTTCTAATGGATCATGAGTCGTTGATGTCGAAGCAATACTTAAATTGTCACAGTATATGTGAAACGGCGCTTTTTTGCTAGGGAAATTTTGACTAACAGCGCGACTATAATCTCTCGTGATTTCCGTTCTTTTCTTTTGATCATTGCTAATACCTAAACCATCACGTGACTGACTAACGGTTTTGCCGGACGTGAAACGAACCCTCTTTTTATCATTTTCTATAACGGAAGGACATACATTTTCCTTTGCGTTTGAGCGTGAACCATTTACCTTAACAGGGATTTTAGAAGAATTTGTATTTCCCAACACACGGTTCATTGTAATTTCTTGTGCCAAAACGTAATGTACGGAAACGTTTGTATGTTCTTCGGTTCGCGATCAACTTTAGACTATCATCGCTCGCTCGTCCGGATACAAATGTATACAAATTTAAATGTTtgtttatatgtatatacaagCAGTATGCGGTACAGTTTAATATTAAAGCAAACGAAGtaaaactatttcacagttaccGATTTTTAGATATTTTATTTATCTGCTGAAATTAATTATGTTCTGCTATTTATTAAGACATGGACTGTGGACTTAAAGTTCCCAAACATCGCTTTACTATCAATATATAAATCAGTGCTTTTCCAGTGCTCTCAATTCGGAAGTATACATAATCGTGTAAATATTTAGGTATATTATTATATGGCGCACCTGTCAAGATACTATACAGAAATGATGGTTCTTTGCGGTCCGTGTATGTTATGCGTGATGCTTTATAAAATTTGCTTTTTCAAGACAGAAATTCAGTAAAATACTGATCTCTTTGTAATATTGGACATTAAATGTTGACATTAAATTAGATATTAATTGTTTAAATAGACTAAATTTATTTAGAattcatataattttgtatatgTACGCGTACATGTACATTAATGTAGATTCTTATCATTTCTTTATTTGTTTCTTTGAAACAGGACACATTCTTTAATTTATACATGTGTTTTATTATAGGGGAAGTGGCAAAAAATAAAATGTACGACGTAGGGAAATATATTTTTCTGTATGAACTAAGGAATAACACTGTAGCTACTGATATTTTAAAACATGGAGGTATTTTACAAAATCATATTATGATTTCTATATATTTTGCGAGATATGTTAGTCCATATATTATTATGTTTCTTGTTTATGATATTTAATTCTTTGAGATGATGCAACGAGCGGAATACGAATTTGAAAAATCATGGGAAAAGGTCACATAtcatatatattagatataaatATTTCATTATTATTTGTGTATATAGTATTAAATTATTAAGAATTATTTCTATACGCTTATATGTAATGTATAAAATATATACGTTAATGTATATTTTTGCATCAACTATAAGTTGG
Protein-coding sequences here:
- the LOC143428173 gene encoding uncharacterized protein LOC143428173, which produces MGWLEQQQQQQMLLHMEDRKGTKDGRGYPSIVYQRIPCVIVVSSCSMITGNPMRTSTRDHHHYHHRHHHYQQQQPPPPPPPPPPSIPVSFTNTLLAFKAVKERNRLQIAEIHQIKVEGTAKQQDCFPVQLFCHAEYYDDVSIVESERDKQSPQLSANFLMNHINAEQRRLVVHFLIRVGMHCRYPSHIVYESVKLFDAVMDEISVNIEFIQMTALASLWVALKRQENFHKIPTATMLVSHAKELYVGKEHLLLEYERKVLGAVNFNVTFANPFTLLAHHLIRCKPYLNLSDQKIVLLYNCGCYLIDLTLLDEQFCRTSINLIVLTVIELVFGLVLDVLLARPRWLYWRGFLAAAVPHTTIYRYEDQQIDQTRIILLRRLSDSNGKVDSFNVVYKKYNRTRYGSISKYLLERTINIFNTEALLDA